The Blastococcus sp. HT6-4 genome window below encodes:
- a CDS encoding zinc-binding dehydrogenase, with protein sequence MTDSMLAGRLNVRTREFVVKEVPKPVPGPGEVVIAVAAAGICLSDVHLIEGQLSPLFLAGDEVTLGHEVAGTVAELGDGVTGRTLGQRVLLQAGEEKDGWVHTRGVDYDGGWAQYALATADTVVPIPDDLPFEQACIVPDAVSTPWASIVRTAQVRAAQPVGVWGIGGLGAHAVQLLRLAGAAPIVAVDPVPAARQRALDFGADLALDPAEDIAARVRELTGGAGLAYAFDFAGVAPVREQAVRCLERDGALVLVGLTDQPLSIRNGTQFSYFGQRILGHYGSEPGHVEELVSLVRHHRLDLSRSISGTLPLTEAADGVERLARKEGDPIRLVITP encoded by the coding sequence ATGACTGACTCGATGCTGGCCGGCCGGCTGAACGTGCGGACCCGCGAGTTCGTGGTGAAGGAGGTGCCGAAGCCGGTGCCGGGGCCGGGTGAGGTGGTGATCGCGGTGGCCGCCGCGGGCATCTGCCTCTCCGACGTGCACCTGATCGAGGGGCAGCTCTCCCCGCTGTTCCTGGCCGGCGACGAGGTGACCCTCGGCCACGAGGTCGCGGGCACCGTGGCCGAGCTGGGCGACGGCGTCACCGGCCGGACGCTGGGCCAGCGGGTGCTGCTGCAGGCCGGCGAGGAGAAGGACGGCTGGGTGCACACCCGCGGGGTGGACTACGACGGCGGCTGGGCGCAGTACGCCCTGGCCACCGCGGACACGGTCGTCCCGATCCCCGACGACCTCCCGTTCGAGCAGGCGTGCATCGTGCCCGACGCGGTGTCGACGCCGTGGGCCTCGATCGTGCGGACCGCCCAGGTGCGCGCCGCCCAGCCGGTCGGCGTGTGGGGCATCGGCGGACTGGGGGCGCACGCGGTGCAGCTGCTGCGCCTGGCCGGGGCCGCCCCGATCGTCGCCGTCGACCCGGTGCCGGCCGCCCGGCAGCGCGCGCTGGACTTCGGCGCCGACCTGGCCCTCGACCCGGCCGAGGACATCGCCGCGCGCGTCCGGGAGCTCACCGGGGGCGCCGGGCTGGCGTACGCGTTCGACTTCGCCGGCGTCGCCCCGGTCCGCGAGCAGGCGGTGCGCTGCCTGGAGCGGGACGGGGCGCTGGTGCTCGTCGGCCTCACCGACCAGCCGCTGTCGATCCGCAACGGCACCCAGTTCAGCTACTTCGGGCAGCGGATCCTCGGCCACTACGGCTCCGAGCCCGGGCACGTGGAGGAGCTGGTCTCCCTCGTCCGGCACCACCGGCTCGACCTCTCCCGGTCGATCTCCGGCACCCTGCCGCTGACCGAGGCCGCCGACGGCGTCGAGCGGCTGGCCCGCAAGGAGGGCGACCCCATCCGCCTGGTCATCACGCCGTGA
- a CDS encoding DUF3817 domain-containing protein → MNPRTAATAFRIVAVAEALSWIGLLAGMFVKRVLEASEVGVQVFGPIHGGIFVLYLVVALVAARVLGWSRGTTVLALAASVPPLATVWFERRATRSGELPTREALTA, encoded by the coding sequence TTGAACCCCCGCACCGCCGCCACCGCCTTCCGCATCGTCGCCGTCGCCGAGGCGCTGTCCTGGATCGGCCTGCTGGCCGGGATGTTCGTCAAGCGGGTGCTCGAGGCCTCAGAGGTCGGCGTCCAGGTCTTCGGCCCGATCCACGGCGGGATCTTCGTGCTCTACCTCGTGGTCGCGCTCGTCGCCGCCCGCGTGCTGGGCTGGTCGCGGGGCACCACGGTGCTCGCGCTGGCCGCCTCGGTCCCGCCGCTGGCCACGGTCTGGTTCGAACGGCGGGCCACCCGCTCCGGTGAGCTGCCCACGCGCGAGGCCCTGACCGCCTGA
- a CDS encoding serine hydrolase domain-containing protein, translated as MPEAVLPSTARLLLARTARVQREGRAPGLVAGVVRDGGLVWSTGRGDVPGPHTDVQYRLGSISKSVTAVVVLRLRDEGRLHLDDPLDRHLPGTPFGDRTVGQLLSHLAGASAESPGGWWERTPGGSLDELGLGDTDVVLGAARRFHYSNLGFGLLGELVARLRGTSWDDAVRAEVLAPLGMDRTTPRPVAPAAEGRAVHPWADVVLPEPEHHAGVMAAAGQLWATLADLGRFAAFLLGDTADVLDPATLEEMTVPAGVDSSAPGWSGYGLGLQVVRVDGRTLVGHGGSMPGFLAGVFVDRDEQAGAVSLANTTSGLDPLVFGLLADLRAAEPRIVEPWAPSPSPVPLESLGVWFWGPAPYALRAVGGGLLHLGPLPGRPGRASRFARGADGRWVGLDGYFAGETLRIAADHLDLDTFVFTRRPYDPAAPVPGGVDERGWRC; from the coding sequence ATGCCCGAGGCCGTCCTCCCCAGCACCGCCCGCCTCCTGCTGGCGCGGACCGCTCGCGTCCAGCGCGAGGGGCGGGCCCCCGGCCTGGTCGCCGGGGTGGTCCGCGACGGCGGCCTGGTGTGGTCGACCGGCCGGGGCGACGTGCCCGGGCCGCACACCGACGTCCAGTACCGGCTGGGGTCCATCAGCAAGAGCGTGACGGCGGTGGTGGTCCTGCGCCTGCGCGACGAGGGGCGCCTGCACCTCGACGACCCGCTGGACCGGCACCTGCCGGGGACACCGTTCGGCGACCGGACGGTCGGGCAGCTGCTGTCGCACCTCGCCGGTGCGTCGGCCGAGAGCCCAGGCGGCTGGTGGGAGCGGACCCCGGGCGGCTCGCTCGACGAGCTGGGGCTGGGGGACACCGATGTCGTCCTCGGCGCCGCCCGCCGGTTCCACTACTCCAATCTCGGCTTCGGCCTGCTCGGGGAGCTGGTGGCCCGCCTGCGGGGCACCTCCTGGGACGACGCGGTGCGGGCGGAGGTGCTCGCGCCGCTCGGCATGGACCGGACGACGCCGCGACCGGTGGCCCCCGCCGCCGAGGGCCGCGCGGTGCACCCGTGGGCCGACGTCGTGCTCCCCGAGCCCGAGCACCACGCCGGCGTGATGGCCGCCGCCGGTCAGCTGTGGGCCACGCTGGCAGATCTCGGGCGGTTCGCGGCCTTCCTGCTCGGCGACACCGCCGACGTCCTCGACCCGGCCACGCTCGAGGAGATGACCGTGCCCGCCGGGGTGGACTCGTCGGCGCCGGGCTGGTCGGGGTACGGCCTGGGCCTGCAGGTGGTGCGGGTGGACGGCCGGACGCTCGTCGGGCACGGCGGGTCGATGCCGGGTTTCCTCGCCGGGGTCTTCGTCGACCGGGACGAGCAGGCCGGCGCGGTCTCGCTGGCCAACACCACCAGCGGCCTGGACCCGCTGGTCTTCGGGCTGCTGGCCGACCTGCGGGCCGCCGAGCCGCGGATCGTCGAGCCGTGGGCGCCCTCGCCGTCACCGGTGCCGCTGGAGAGCCTCGGCGTCTGGTTCTGGGGGCCGGCGCCGTACGCGCTCCGGGCGGTGGGCGGCGGGCTGCTGCACCTCGGCCCGCTGCCCGGCCGGCCGGGGCGGGCGAGCCGGTTCGCCCGCGGCGCCGACGGCAGGTGGGTGGGCCTGGACGGCTACTTCGCCGGCGAGACGCTGCGCATCGCCGCCGACCACCTGGACCTGGACACCTTCGTCTTCACCCGCAGGCCCTACGACCCCGCGGCTCCCGTGCCCGGCGGCGTGGACGAGCGCGGCTGGCGCTGCTGA
- a CDS encoding pyridoxamine 5'-phosphate oxidase family protein, whose product MHEITSEDELRALLGEPAPAALAKERTALADVDRTWLAASPFCLVATSAADGSCDVSPKGDPPGFTLVLDERTIALPERAGNRRADGYRNILANPHVGLIYLLPGRTDTLRINGRARLTTDPDLLDRMVVKGHRPVLAVVVEIDQVFHHCGKAFLRSQLWDAESWRPDAVPPRARIAHALERRHERLEDLERYYAEQYAAGLYPTG is encoded by the coding sequence GTGCACGAGATCACCAGCGAGGACGAGCTCCGGGCCCTGCTCGGCGAACCCGCCCCGGCGGCCCTGGCCAAGGAGCGGACGGCGCTCGCCGACGTCGACCGGACCTGGCTGGCCGCCTCCCCGTTCTGCCTGGTCGCGACCAGTGCCGCGGACGGCAGCTGCGACGTCTCGCCGAAGGGTGATCCGCCCGGGTTCACCCTGGTGCTCGACGAGCGGACGATCGCCCTGCCGGAGCGGGCCGGCAACCGGCGGGCCGACGGGTACCGCAACATCCTGGCCAATCCGCACGTCGGGCTGATCTACCTGCTGCCCGGCCGCACCGACACGCTGCGCATCAACGGCCGGGCCCGGCTCACCACCGACCCCGACCTGCTGGACCGCATGGTGGTCAAGGGCCACCGTCCCGTCCTGGCCGTCGTCGTGGAGATCGACCAGGTCTTCCACCACTGCGGCAAGGCCTTCCTGCGGTCGCAGCTGTGGGACGCCGAGAGCTGGCGGCCCGACGCCGTTCCGCCGCGGGCCCGCATCGCGCACGCCCTCGAACGCCGGCACGAACGGCTCGAGGACCTCGAGCGGTACTACGCCGAGCAGTACGCGGCGGGCCTCTACCCCACCGGCTGA
- the pdhA gene encoding pyruvate dehydrogenase (acetyl-transferring) E1 component subunit alpha encodes MTALPETTEMVDPVPGAAAPHLPQRAELVQLLTPEGDRVEHPDYSLDIGEQELRELYRDLVLVRRWDVEATALQRQGQLGIWASLLGQEAAQIGAGRAMAESDMAFPTYREHGVAWTRGVDPLHVISLFRGVDNGGWDPVATGFNLYTVVIGAQTLHATGYAMGLQRDGAESAALAFLGDGATSQGEVNEAMIWAASFSAPVVFFCQNNQYAISVPLERQSRVPLYQRAAGFGFPGVRVDGNDVLAVLAVTRSALAAAREGQGPTFIEAFTYRMGAHTTSDDPTRYRLASELEEWKLRDPIARLKAHLSRSSIADAAFFQGVEAEADELADRIRSGTVDMPAPAPTEMFDHVYAEQTPQLAQQRADFVAYQASFEGGEH; translated from the coding sequence GTGACAGCGTTGCCCGAGACCACGGAGATGGTCGATCCCGTCCCGGGGGCCGCCGCGCCCCACCTGCCGCAGCGGGCCGAGCTGGTCCAGCTCCTCACGCCGGAGGGTGACCGGGTCGAGCACCCCGACTACTCCCTGGACATCGGCGAGCAGGAGCTCCGCGAGCTCTACCGCGACCTGGTGCTGGTCCGCCGGTGGGACGTCGAGGCCACCGCGCTGCAGCGCCAGGGCCAGCTGGGCATCTGGGCCTCGCTGCTGGGCCAGGAGGCCGCCCAGATCGGCGCCGGCCGCGCGATGGCCGAGTCGGACATGGCGTTCCCCACCTACCGGGAGCACGGCGTCGCCTGGACCCGCGGCGTCGACCCGCTGCACGTGATCAGCCTCTTCCGCGGCGTCGACAACGGCGGCTGGGACCCGGTGGCCACCGGGTTCAACCTCTACACCGTGGTGATCGGCGCGCAGACGCTGCACGCCACCGGCTACGCCATGGGGCTGCAGCGCGACGGCGCGGAGAGCGCGGCGCTGGCTTTCCTGGGCGACGGCGCGACCAGCCAGGGCGAGGTCAACGAGGCGATGATCTGGGCGGCCAGCTTCTCCGCCCCCGTCGTCTTCTTCTGCCAGAACAACCAGTACGCGATCAGCGTCCCGCTGGAGCGGCAGTCGCGGGTGCCGCTGTACCAGCGGGCCGCCGGCTTCGGCTTCCCCGGCGTCCGGGTCGACGGCAACGACGTCCTCGCCGTCCTCGCCGTGACCCGGTCGGCGCTCGCGGCCGCCCGGGAGGGCCAGGGCCCGACGTTCATCGAGGCCTTCACCTACCGCATGGGGGCGCACACCACCTCCGACGACCCCACCCGCTACCGGCTGGCCAGCGAGCTGGAGGAGTGGAAGCTGCGCGACCCGATCGCCCGGCTCAAGGCCCACCTCTCGCGCAGCTCGATCGCCGACGCCGCGTTCTTCCAGGGTGTCGAGGCCGAGGCCGACGAGCTGGCCGACCGCATCCGCAGCGGCACCGTCGACATGCCCGCCCCGGCACCGACGGAGATGTTCGACCACGTCTACGCCGAGCAGACCCCGCAGCTGGCGCAGCAGCGGGCCGACTTCGTCGCCTACCAGGCGTCGTTCGAGGGGGGCGAGCACTGA
- a CDS encoding C40 family peptidase, producing MATPLRTPARRRTVRAGLALAGTVGLLLTAVPASADPGDPSTSAEAAQLIAERGHELEIITEQFNEARDALDAQQAAAEAAAAQLEQATAALAAAQEAVRGVARSAFTGESLGSLQALMTSESADEFVSRVATLQAIAGHQNGVLDHAAEANVAAAQAQAAAETTAADAQAAYDAVAAQQADLERQVADYQAQYERLSAAEQQAAAAAAAAAHATAHAAEVAEERSAAPERASRTERTAPAPGAAPPAPVVANGSAAQIAVDTAMAQRGKPYVWAASGPGSFDCSGLTSYAYRAAGISLPRASRNQAATGQPVSRAEARPGDLVSFYSPVSHIGIYIGNGQMVHAPTSGDVVKVASVDSMGATPKFNRVAS from the coding sequence ATGGCGACCCCCCTGCGCACGCCCGCCCGCCGCCGCACCGTCCGGGCCGGTCTGGCCCTCGCCGGCACGGTCGGGCTCCTGCTGACCGCGGTTCCCGCGTCCGCGGACCCCGGAGACCCGAGCACCTCGGCGGAGGCCGCCCAGCTGATCGCCGAGCGCGGCCACGAGCTCGAGATCATCACCGAGCAGTTCAACGAGGCGCGCGATGCGCTCGACGCCCAGCAGGCCGCCGCGGAGGCCGCGGCCGCTCAGCTGGAGCAGGCCACCGCCGCCCTGGCCGCCGCGCAGGAGGCGGTACGGGGCGTCGCGCGCAGCGCGTTCACCGGCGAGAGCCTCGGGTCGCTGCAGGCCCTCATGACCAGCGAGTCGGCCGACGAGTTCGTCAGCCGCGTCGCCACGCTGCAGGCGATCGCCGGCCACCAGAACGGCGTCCTCGACCACGCCGCGGAGGCCAACGTCGCCGCCGCACAGGCGCAGGCCGCCGCCGAGACGACCGCCGCGGACGCGCAGGCCGCCTACGACGCCGTCGCCGCGCAGCAGGCCGACCTGGAGCGGCAGGTCGCCGACTACCAGGCCCAGTACGAGCGGCTCAGCGCCGCGGAGCAGCAGGCGGCCGCAGCGGCCGCCGCGGCCGCCCACGCCACCGCGCACGCCGCCGAGGTGGCGGAGGAGCGCAGCGCCGCGCCGGAGCGGGCCAGCCGTACCGAGCGGACCGCCCCCGCGCCCGGCGCCGCGCCGCCGGCGCCGGTCGTCGCGAACGGTTCGGCCGCGCAGATCGCCGTCGACACGGCCATGGCCCAGCGCGGCAAGCCGTACGTGTGGGCCGCGTCGGGGCCGGGCTCCTTCGACTGCTCGGGACTCACCAGCTACGCGTACCGGGCGGCCGGCATCAGCCTTCCGCGCGCCAGCCGCAACCAGGCGGCCACCGGCCAGCCGGTGTCCCGCGCCGAGGCCCGCCCCGGCGACCTGGTGTCCTTCTACAGCCCGGTGAGCCACATCGGCATCTACATCGGCAACGGCCAGATGGTGCACGCGCCGACGTCCGGTGACGTCGTGAAGGTGGCGAGCGTCGACTCCATGGGCGCCACCCCCAAGTTCAACCGCGTCGCGAGCTGA
- a CDS encoding YhjD/YihY/BrkB family envelope integrity protein: MRRPRFGTPREDHYGGMLPFGTRPWPRALLTGVTSGVRTRLRGRDLALIAAGLTFYAGIAVVPLLVLAFGLTTWLTSAGRVHDLGARLADLLPGDLGAPAAVARLVDAGVDLDPIGALLALLPMSLYGEGLRRALMRFSARKEGMTGWRGRLATLPLLVLAPALLYPLLLVASLMADLADRGGVAATLGQVAVGFYAVLAALTVPLAWGFQVVGGGRVRWPALAAGALFTAACLSGFLQGFVLFLSLPLDLGAPFGGLDVVGGVVALGLWLFLLHLVVLCGWLATESLDDLLGRRPGPARRSGGQPVAPGPGLDHVR; this comes from the coding sequence GTGCGCCGGCCCCGTTTCGGCACCCCACGCGAGGACCACTACGGAGGGATGCTCCCGTTCGGCACCCGGCCGTGGCCGCGTGCCCTGCTGACCGGCGTCACCTCCGGCGTACGCACCCGGCTGCGGGGCCGGGACCTGGCGCTGATCGCCGCCGGCCTGACCTTCTACGCCGGGATCGCGGTGGTGCCCCTGCTCGTGCTGGCGTTCGGCCTGACGACCTGGCTCACCTCCGCCGGCCGCGTGCACGACCTGGGGGCCCGGCTGGCCGACCTGCTGCCCGGTGACCTCGGCGCGCCGGCCGCCGTCGCGCGCCTGGTGGACGCCGGCGTGGACCTGGATCCGATCGGGGCGCTGCTGGCCCTGCTCCCGATGTCGCTCTACGGCGAGGGCCTGCGCCGCGCGCTCATGCGGTTCAGTGCCCGGAAGGAGGGGATGACCGGCTGGCGCGGCCGGCTGGCGACCCTTCCCCTCCTCGTCCTCGCGCCGGCGCTGCTGTACCCGCTCCTGCTGGTCGCCTCGCTCATGGCCGACCTCGCCGACCGAGGTGGCGTCGCCGCCACGCTGGGGCAGGTCGCGGTGGGGTTCTACGCGGTCCTCGCGGCCCTCACCGTCCCGCTCGCGTGGGGGTTCCAGGTGGTGGGCGGCGGCCGGGTCCGCTGGCCGGCCCTGGCCGCGGGCGCGCTCTTCACCGCCGCCTGCCTGTCGGGCTTCCTCCAGGGCTTCGTGCTGTTCCTCTCCCTCCCGCTGGACCTCGGTGCACCGTTCGGCGGGCTCGACGTCGTCGGCGGGGTGGTCGCGCTCGGCCTCTGGCTGTTCCTGCTGCACCTCGTCGTGCTGTGCGGCTGGCTGGCGACGGAGTCGCTGGACGACCTGCTCGGCCGGCGGCCCGGGCCCGCCCGGCGGTCAGGAGGGCAGCCGGTCGCGCCAGGACCGGGTCTCGACCACGTCCGGTGA
- a CDS encoding IS30 family transposase, which yields MSPGVGVAVTREKERRFWRAVVRRGASTAAAAAEARVDQVVARRWFRECGGVAPVDLSEPSGRLLSLSEREEISRGLAAGCSQAEIARRIGRDRSTISRELRRNRPPGRKPYRAVHAQRAAEARARRPKRRKLEHEPLRVAVQADLSRKWSPEEIAARLRRRFPDDEAMEASHETIYRALYVQGRGELRRELASCLRTGRAIRKPRKRVDGRADPDRRIPDKVMISERPAEVADRAVPGHWEGDLILGKNNRSAIGTLVERSTRFCMLLHLPGGPGDPIAVRDQIVATIGTLPAFLRRSLTWDQGLEMRRHTEIILAADLPVYFCDPRSPWQRGTNENTNGLLRQYFPKGTDLSVHDPEALTFVANELNGRPRKTLGWDTPAEAMAALLSSDQSTGVATTP from the coding sequence CTGAGCCCGGGGGTGGGCGTGGCGGTGACGCGGGAGAAGGAGCGGCGGTTCTGGCGGGCGGTGGTGAGGCGGGGTGCCTCGACCGCTGCAGCCGCCGCTGAGGCCCGGGTGGATCAGGTCGTGGCGCGGCGATGGTTCCGTGAGTGTGGCGGGGTGGCACCTGTAGACCTGAGCGAGCCGAGCGGCCGGTTGTTGTCGTTGTCCGAGCGGGAAGAGATCTCGCGGGGCCTGGCCGCCGGGTGCAGCCAGGCCGAGATCGCCCGTCGGATCGGCCGTGATCGGTCCACGATCAGCCGCGAGCTGCGCCGCAACCGGCCGCCGGGGCGCAAGCCGTATCGGGCAGTCCATGCTCAGCGGGCTGCCGAGGCGCGGGCTCGGCGACCCAAGCGGCGCAAGCTGGAGCACGAGCCGCTGCGGGTGGCGGTGCAGGCCGATCTGTCCAGGAAGTGGTCCCCGGAGGAGATCGCCGCCCGACTGCGGCGGCGGTTCCCCGACGATGAGGCGATGGAGGCCTCTCACGAGACGATCTACCGGGCGCTCTACGTCCAAGGCCGCGGTGAACTACGTCGGGAGCTGGCTAGCTGCCTGCGCACCGGCCGGGCGATCCGCAAGCCGCGCAAGCGGGTCGATGGCCGCGCCGATCCCGACCGGCGTATTCCGGACAAGGTCATGATCAGCGAACGGCCGGCCGAGGTCGCCGACCGGGCGGTTCCTGGGCATTGGGAGGGCGACCTCATCCTGGGCAAGAACAACCGCTCCGCGATCGGCACGCTGGTCGAGCGTTCCACCCGCTTCTGCATGCTGCTGCACCTGCCGGGCGGGCCCGGGGACCCGATCGCCGTCCGCGATCAGATCGTGGCCACCATCGGCACCTTGCCCGCATTCCTACGGCGCTCCCTGACCTGGGACCAAGGCCTGGAGATGCGCCGGCACACCGAGATCATCCTCGCCGCCGACCTGCCGGTCTACTTCTGCGACCCGCGCTCACCCTGGCAGCGAGGCACCAACGAGAACACCAACGGGCTGCTGCGCCAGTACTTCCCCAAAGGCACCGACCTCTCAGTCCATGACCCCGAGGCACTGACCTTCGTCGCCAACGAACTCAATGGCCGCCCCCGCAAAACACTCGGCTGGGACACCCCCGCCGAAGCCATGGCCGCCCTACTCTCCAGTGATCAATCAACCGGTGTTGCGACCACTCCTTGA
- a CDS encoding transglycosylase domain-containing protein has product MQSRRGTGRTLLSLVGAVLLAGVLLAGLLLPWVGGPALGAQSSSALLGEPAEELTIGPPRRNTVMLAADGEPITHFYAENRAPVEADQMAEVVRQALIAIEDARFYDHGGLDVQGTVRALVTNLAAGEIEEGGSTLTQQLVKQTLLQAARTQAERDAAVEKTVARKLREARLALALEATHSKDELLTRYLNIVYFGRNAYGVQPAAQAFFGVDAAALTLPQAAMLAGLVQNPSDHDPFVNPEGATIRRNQVLARMADQGYITPEQQATASAEPLGLAPGAAPARGCAEATVGAYVCDFVQRYLIGELGLTQEDLDRNGYVIQTTLDPELQRSGDAAVLATEPLDSSLAATFTAVEPGTGHLLAMSVNRVFGYDENDRTQESVNLNAAPSRGAGSTYKVFVAAAALARGYSTEYTLTAPSPYHSRVYRDQGGPYDVRNSGTYRATLDLTTALYQSSNTYFLALEDALGSIEEPVRIAERMGLYEHGPAGLAEKTIEQNNGSFAFGPEATSPLGLAGAYSTLAASGTQCDVVPVTALLDRSGEPVLDDDGEPLVGGDRCTSDAIPAGVANTLNQMLRKDVEPGYAGQTGRRAYVPGHQIAGKTGTTQENVSVAFVGYTPEIAASVMVFNPTEKEDVGGFGGGKGATIWHDAMAPILTARGSSDFPPADPAVVRGNTIRVPSCSDPFDCQDALRRAGLVDWVIRVDSDLAPGELVGTSPPAGGRAVRGQVVAILVSNGSRHVPPPPPPPLPPPPVPQPPPAPVPEPPAPPAPPAPDTVPDGGTEPPDSPDVVETRSWRDRLPS; this is encoded by the coding sequence ATGCAGTCGCGCAGGGGAACGGGCCGCACGCTGCTGTCCCTGGTCGGGGCCGTGCTGCTGGCCGGCGTCCTGCTGGCCGGGCTGCTCCTGCCCTGGGTCGGTGGCCCGGCGCTGGGCGCCCAGAGCTCGTCGGCGCTGCTCGGCGAGCCCGCGGAGGAGCTGACCATCGGCCCGCCCCGCCGCAACACCGTGATGCTCGCGGCCGACGGTGAGCCGATCACGCACTTCTACGCCGAGAACCGGGCGCCGGTCGAGGCCGACCAGATGGCCGAGGTCGTGCGGCAGGCCCTCATCGCGATCGAGGACGCGCGGTTCTACGACCACGGCGGCCTCGACGTGCAGGGCACCGTCCGTGCGCTGGTCACCAACCTCGCCGCGGGGGAGATCGAGGAGGGCGGCTCCACGCTCACCCAGCAGCTGGTCAAGCAGACCCTGCTGCAGGCCGCCCGGACGCAGGCCGAGCGGGACGCCGCCGTCGAGAAGACGGTCGCCCGCAAGCTGCGCGAGGCGCGCCTGGCGCTGGCGCTGGAGGCCACCCACTCCAAGGACGAGCTGCTCACGCGGTACCTCAACATCGTCTACTTCGGGCGCAACGCCTACGGGGTCCAGCCCGCGGCCCAGGCGTTCTTCGGGGTCGATGCGGCGGCCCTCACCCTGCCGCAGGCGGCGATGCTGGCCGGGCTGGTGCAGAACCCGTCCGACCACGATCCGTTCGTCAACCCCGAGGGTGCCACGATCCGTCGCAACCAGGTGCTGGCCCGCATGGCCGACCAGGGGTACATCACCCCCGAGCAGCAGGCCACGGCATCGGCCGAGCCCCTCGGGCTGGCCCCCGGGGCGGCCCCCGCCCGCGGCTGCGCCGAGGCGACCGTCGGCGCCTACGTCTGCGACTTCGTGCAGCGCTACCTGATCGGGGAGCTCGGCCTCACCCAGGAGGACCTGGACCGCAACGGCTACGTCATCCAGACCACGCTGGACCCGGAGCTGCAGCGCTCCGGTGACGCCGCGGTGCTGGCGACCGAGCCCCTCGACAGCTCGCTGGCGGCGACGTTCACGGCGGTCGAGCCGGGCACCGGGCACCTGCTGGCGATGAGCGTGAACCGGGTCTTCGGCTACGACGAGAACGACCGGACCCAGGAGTCGGTCAACCTCAACGCCGCGCCCAGCCGCGGTGCCGGGTCGACGTACAAGGTCTTCGTCGCGGCGGCCGCGCTGGCCCGGGGGTACTCGACCGAGTACACCCTCACCGCCCCGAGCCCGTACCACTCCCGCGTCTACCGGGACCAGGGCGGCCCGTACGACGTCCGGAACTCCGGGACCTACCGCGCGACCCTGGACCTGACCACGGCGCTGTACCAGTCGTCCAACACCTACTTCCTGGCCCTCGAGGACGCCCTGGGCAGCATCGAGGAGCCGGTGCGCATCGCCGAGCGGATGGGCCTGTACGAGCACGGCCCCGCCGGGCTGGCCGAGAAGACGATCGAGCAGAACAACGGCTCGTTCGCCTTCGGCCCCGAGGCCACCAGCCCGCTGGGGCTGGCCGGTGCCTACTCGACGCTGGCCGCGAGCGGGACGCAGTGCGACGTCGTCCCGGTCACCGCGCTGCTCGACCGCTCCGGGGAGCCGGTCCTCGACGACGACGGCGAGCCGCTGGTCGGCGGGGACCGGTGCACCTCCGACGCCATCCCGGCCGGGGTCGCGAACACCCTCAACCAGATGCTGCGCAAGGACGTCGAACCCGGCTACGCCGGGCAGACCGGCCGGCGCGCCTACGTCCCCGGCCACCAGATCGCCGGCAAGACCGGCACCACCCAGGAGAACGTCTCGGTCGCCTTCGTCGGCTACACCCCGGAGATCGCGGCGAGCGTCATGGTCTTCAACCCCACGGAGAAGGAGGACGTCGGCGGCTTCGGCGGCGGCAAGGGCGCCACCATCTGGCACGACGCGATGGCGCCGATCCTCACGGCCCGCGGCAGCAGCGACTTCCCGCCGGCCGACCCGGCCGTGGTCCGGGGCAACACGATCCGGGTGCCGAGCTGCTCGGACCCGTTCGACTGCCAGGACGCGCTGCGGCGGGCCGGCCTCGTCGACTGGGTCATCCGGGTGGACAGCGACCTGGCGCCGGGGGAGCTGGTGGGCACGAGCCCGCCGGCGGGAGGCCGCGCCGTCCGCGGCCAGGTGGTCGCCATCCTGGTCAGCAACGGCTCGCGCCACGTCCCGCCGCCGCCACCCCCTCCGCTGCCTCCGCCGCCCGTTCCCCAGCCGCCGCCGGCGCCCGTTCCCGAGCCGCCGGCCCCGCCGGCACCGCCGGCACCGGACACAGTTCCGGACGGCGGCACGGAGCCGCCGGACTCACCGGACGTGGTCGAGACCCGGTCCTGGCGCGACCGGCTGCCCTCCTGA
- a CDS encoding Lrp/AsnC family transcriptional regulator: MSEIDATDARLLLALTEDPRASVMALSQRLGLARNTVQTRLARLEGNGVLAPLDQRVRPESLGHHLGAYMSVQVAQRGLAEVSSALADLPEVLEVTGLSGATDLLVHVAATDADHLWRITEAVLAIGGVQRVDTALAMRRFVDRRTVPLLRLAAGHPPGEAERSGAAPTGDGASRDG; encoded by the coding sequence GTGTCCGAGATCGATGCCACCGACGCGCGGCTGCTCCTGGCGCTGACCGAGGACCCCCGGGCGAGCGTGATGGCCCTGTCGCAGCGGCTGGGGCTGGCCCGCAACACGGTGCAGACGCGGCTGGCCCGCCTGGAGGGCAACGGTGTCCTGGCCCCGCTGGACCAGCGGGTGCGCCCGGAGTCACTGGGCCACCACCTGGGCGCCTACATGTCGGTGCAGGTCGCCCAGCGCGGGCTCGCCGAGGTCAGCTCCGCGCTGGCCGACCTGCCCGAGGTGCTCGAGGTGACGGGCCTGTCCGGAGCCACCGACCTGCTCGTGCACGTGGCGGCCACCGACGCCGACCACCTGTGGCGGATCACCGAGGCCGTGCTCGCCATCGGCGGGGTGCAGCGGGTCGACACCGCGCTGGCCATGCGCCGCTTCGTCGACCGCCGGACGGTGCCGCTGCTCCGGCTGGCCGCGGGCCACCCACCAGGAGAGGCAGAGCGGTCAGGAGCGGCGCCGACCGGCGACGGAGCCTCGCGGGACGGGTGA